One Pseudonocardia sediminis DNA window includes the following coding sequences:
- a CDS encoding sensor histidine kinase, protein MTDSPAPSAPRRAAAGPWRAWLESTGLAAFRPSGARTGGDPSGWPRPGLWPARWVAVLVVGATVLFTGLDVLAAVVGGRTTGAAGPYAGLVLQIVCDLALLFAIRAPLVVSGLMLAAGLAFTGSELVSPGLLVPSPTLTGNPLLPAATATVVFILVQLRGGRAPWLIVGALVVIAVRPWAPALDTIALGLLASAVPALAGRFVEARRQNLADLRERAERSDREQHLLAERARAQERARLASEMHDVVSHRVSLMVLQAGALEVAATDPATREAAAALRGAGVTALDELREVVGVLRAPGPGGGGGARLATSPRVGPEAGAPELDELLESSRAAGLRVRAEGLDGLADLPASVARAVHRVVQEGLTNVHKHAPGSEAAVAVRRGPDVVAVEVRNSAPAAPAPAVTDLAATGTGSGLRGLRERVELLGGTLEHGSSADGGFVVTATVPSSAVPGPVRR, encoded by the coding sequence GTGACCGACAGCCCCGCTCCGAGCGCGCCGCGCCGTGCGGCTGCGGGACCGTGGCGGGCCTGGCTGGAGTCCACCGGGCTCGCCGCGTTCCGCCCCTCCGGGGCCCGCACCGGTGGGGACCCGTCGGGCTGGCCGCGGCCCGGGCTGTGGCCGGCCCGCTGGGTCGCGGTGCTCGTCGTCGGCGCGACGGTGCTGTTCACCGGTCTGGACGTGCTCGCCGCCGTCGTGGGCGGGCGGACCACCGGCGCGGCCGGCCCGTACGCCGGACTGGTGCTGCAGATCGTCTGCGACCTCGCGCTGCTGTTCGCGATCCGCGCCCCGCTCGTGGTCTCCGGGCTGATGCTCGCCGCGGGCCTCGCGTTCACCGGCAGCGAGCTGGTCTCGCCCGGGCTGCTGGTCCCGTCGCCGACGCTGACCGGCAACCCGCTGCTGCCCGCCGCGACCGCCACGGTGGTGTTCATCCTCGTGCAGCTGCGCGGCGGACGGGCACCGTGGCTGATCGTCGGGGCGCTGGTGGTGATCGCGGTGCGGCCGTGGGCCCCGGCCCTGGACACGATCGCGCTTGGCCTGCTCGCCTCCGCGGTCCCGGCGCTGGCCGGGCGGTTCGTGGAGGCCCGCCGACAGAACCTGGCCGACCTGCGCGAACGCGCCGAGCGCAGCGACCGCGAGCAGCATCTGCTCGCCGAGCGGGCACGGGCGCAGGAACGGGCGCGCCTGGCGTCGGAGATGCACGACGTCGTCAGCCACCGGGTCTCGCTGATGGTGCTGCAGGCCGGTGCACTGGAGGTGGCCGCGACCGACCCGGCCACCCGCGAGGCCGCGGCCGCACTGCGCGGGGCGGGCGTGACGGCGCTGGACGAGCTGCGCGAGGTCGTCGGTGTGCTGCGGGCGCCCGGGCCGGGTGGAGGCGGCGGGGCCCGGCTCGCCACCTCGCCCCGGGTGGGCCCGGAGGCGGGTGCGCCGGAGCTCGACGAGCTGCTGGAGTCCTCCCGCGCCGCCGGGCTGCGGGTGCGCGCCGAGGGACTCGACGGCCTTGCGGACCTGCCGGCGTCGGTCGCGCGGGCGGTGCACCGGGTGGTGCAGGAGGGACTGACGAACGTGCACAAGCACGCCCCCGGATCCGAGGCGGCCGTTGCGGTGCGCCGCGGCCCGGACGTCGTCGCGGTCGAGGTCCGCAACTCCGCCCCCGCCGCCCCCGCCCCGGCCGTCACCGACCTGGCCGCCACCGGTACCGGCAGTGGCCTGCGTGGTCTGCGGGAACGCGTGGAGCTGCTGGGCGGGACGCTGGAGCACGGGTCGTCCGCGGACGGCGGATTCGTCGTGACGGCGACGGTCCCGTCCTCCGCCGTGCCCGGACCGGTGCGGCGATGA
- a CDS encoding response regulator transcription factor produces the protein MTAPGSGPATAADGPVLRVVVADDELMVCAHLRTILGAAGDIEVVAEAADGAEAVEAVVRHRPDVVLMDLRMPGVDGLVAIGRIAALPDPPPVVALTTFDGDDHVHRALRAGAAGYLLKSTPPHELAGLVRVAAEGHTVMTRSAARSLVTGTAGQRDARRTARRRLAALTEREHDVVALLADGATNAAIGRSLHLTEATVKGYVSRALDKLACDNRTQLGLLAREAGLGGGRGRAVPSGEGGDQR, from the coding sequence ATGACCGCGCCGGGGAGCGGCCCCGCCACCGCGGCGGACGGGCCGGTGCTGCGCGTCGTCGTCGCCGACGACGAGCTGATGGTCTGCGCGCACCTGCGCACGATCCTCGGGGCGGCCGGGGACATCGAGGTCGTCGCCGAGGCCGCGGACGGCGCCGAGGCGGTCGAGGCCGTCGTGCGGCACCGCCCGGACGTCGTGCTGATGGACCTGCGGATGCCCGGAGTCGACGGGCTGGTCGCGATCGGGCGGATCGCCGCACTGCCCGACCCGCCGCCGGTCGTCGCCCTGACGACGTTCGACGGCGACGACCACGTCCACCGCGCCCTGCGCGCCGGCGCCGCGGGCTACCTGCTCAAGTCGACGCCGCCGCACGAGCTGGCCGGACTGGTCCGGGTCGCCGCCGAGGGGCACACCGTGATGACGCGTTCCGCGGCCCGCTCACTGGTCACCGGCACGGCCGGGCAACGCGACGCCCGCAGAACCGCCCGTCGCAGGCTGGCGGCACTGACCGAGCGGGAGCACGACGTCGTCGCCCTGCTCGCCGACGGCGCCACGAACGCCGCGATCGGACGGTCGCTGCACCTCACCGAGGCGACGGTGAAGGGCTACGTCTCCCGCGCCCTGGACAAGCTGGCCTGCGACAACCGCACCCAGCTCGGCCTCCTGGCCCGCGAGGCGGGCCTGGGCGGCGGCCGAGGCCGCGCAGTTCCCTCCGGCGAGGGGGGAGATCAGCGCTGA
- a CDS encoding primosomal protein has translation MASDIVPIQLALTRGDVVTLWAPRWREDGEEWEAFLGDEEAVFGFDEVAGMAAYVRTAPEHDLTDHPAWSVVPTLSVGELTPDENHRFDVVGLPEVAAGDPDGWTISELDETVAIIRSLAEVCDLDNVTRILDGEPGFDLLRQGAVAFAGREGAKQWSALSETIGESWDEVVDTLDELVATPKIDESALEKSRAEAVALAEADDGVPDEDDLDDAELEAEGHGAVVDSPDAPDEPVGFWGEVGIDPIRIETSDGEVVTLRCYLDDKPVFLGSAGRIDVFSSERALVRALADPDGEVVTNSDLAAASTWQEVLDAAHVGELTATVEDMNTYVLTGIGEDLAEGVLDMDPVQLDLASELLLDVGEWAGDPEPAEALVESSRLGWLVSFIVRPDPTRMAPSPPFGPEAAQWGELVATLRGRLRQR, from the coding sequence GTGGCAAGCGACATCGTCCCGATCCAGCTCGCCCTCACCCGGGGTGACGTGGTCACCCTGTGGGCGCCCCGGTGGCGCGAGGACGGTGAGGAGTGGGAGGCCTTCCTCGGCGACGAGGAGGCCGTGTTCGGTTTCGACGAGGTGGCCGGGATGGCCGCCTACGTCCGGACCGCCCCGGAGCACGACCTCACCGACCATCCCGCGTGGTCGGTGGTGCCGACGCTGTCGGTCGGTGAGCTGACCCCGGACGAGAACCACCGGTTCGACGTCGTCGGCCTCCCCGAGGTCGCCGCCGGCGACCCGGACGGCTGGACGATCTCCGAGCTCGACGAGACGGTCGCGATCATCCGGTCGCTGGCCGAGGTCTGCGACCTGGACAACGTCACCCGGATCCTGGACGGCGAGCCCGGCTTCGACCTGCTCCGCCAGGGCGCGGTCGCATTCGCCGGCCGTGAGGGCGCCAAACAGTGGTCCGCGCTGTCGGAGACCATCGGCGAGAGCTGGGACGAGGTCGTCGACACACTCGACGAGCTGGTCGCGACGCCGAAGATCGACGAGTCCGCGCTGGAGAAGTCGCGCGCCGAGGCCGTCGCGCTGGCCGAGGCCGACGACGGCGTCCCGGACGAGGACGACCTCGACGACGCCGAGCTGGAGGCCGAGGGTCACGGCGCCGTCGTCGACTCCCCCGACGCGCCGGACGAGCCGGTCGGGTTCTGGGGTGAGGTCGGCATCGACCCGATCCGCATCGAGACCTCCGACGGCGAGGTCGTGACGCTGCGCTGCTACCTCGACGACAAGCCGGTGTTCCTCGGCTCGGCCGGGAGGATCGACGTCTTCTCCTCCGAGCGGGCGCTGGTGCGCGCGCTGGCCGACCCGGACGGCGAGGTCGTGACGAACTCCGACCTGGCCGCGGCGTCGACGTGGCAGGAGGTGCTCGACGCCGCCCACGTCGGGGAGCTGACCGCGACCGTCGAGGACATGAACACCTACGTGCTGACCGGCATCGGCGAGGACCTGGCCGAGGGCGTGCTGGACATGGACCCGGTCCAGCTGGACCTGGCCTCGGAGCTGCTGCTCGACGTCGGCGAGTGGGCCGGGGACCCGGAGCCCGCCGAGGCCCTGGTCGAGTCGTCGCGGCTGGGGTGGCTGGTGTCGTTCATCGTCCGCCCGGACCCGACCCGGATGGCCCCGAGCCCGCCGTTCGGCCCCGAGGCGGCGCAGTGGGGCGAGCTCGTGGCGACCCTGCGCGGGCGGCTGCGTCAGCGCTGA
- a CDS encoding adenosine deaminase, protein MAAPLTAETIRTAPKVLLHDHLDGGPRVTTVIELAEAAGYRDLPTTDPAELAAWFLGAAHSGALERYLETFGHTVAVMQTPEALARVASEAAQDLAADGVVYAEIRFAPELHVDKGLDLDTVVQSVLSGFRTGTELAAASGRTIRIGALLTAMRHAARSREIAELSVRYRDEGVVGFDIAGAEKGFPPTRHLDAFEYVRQQNAHVTIHAGEAFGLPSIWEAIQWCGADRLGHGVRTVDDIGVADDPGEPPRLGRLAAYIRDMRVPLEMCPTSNVHTGAAPSLAEHPIGLLTRLRFRVTVNTDNRLMSACTMTSEMTDLVETFGYDWPTLQWFTVNAMKSAFIGFDERLALITDVIKPGYAALMAD, encoded by the coding sequence GTGGCTGCTCCGCTGACCGCCGAGACCATCCGGACCGCTCCCAAGGTACTGCTCCACGATCACCTGGACGGCGGCCCACGGGTCACCACGGTGATCGAGCTGGCCGAGGCCGCCGGCTACCGGGACCTGCCCACGACCGACCCGGCCGAGCTCGCCGCCTGGTTCCTCGGCGCGGCGCACTCCGGGGCGCTCGAGCGCTACCTGGAGACGTTCGGGCACACCGTCGCGGTGATGCAGACCCCCGAGGCGCTGGCCCGCGTCGCGTCCGAGGCGGCGCAGGACCTGGCCGCCGACGGCGTCGTCTACGCCGAGATCCGGTTCGCCCCGGAGCTGCACGTCGACAAGGGACTGGACCTCGACACCGTCGTCCAGTCGGTGCTCTCGGGGTTCCGCACCGGCACCGAGCTCGCCGCGGCGAGCGGGCGCACGATCCGGATCGGGGCCCTGCTCACCGCGATGCGGCACGCCGCGCGGTCGCGGGAGATCGCCGAGCTGTCGGTGCGCTATCGCGACGAGGGCGTCGTCGGGTTCGACATCGCCGGTGCCGAGAAGGGATTCCCGCCCACCCGGCACCTGGACGCGTTCGAGTACGTCCGCCAGCAGAACGCGCACGTCACGATCCACGCCGGCGAGGCGTTCGGGCTGCCGTCGATCTGGGAGGCGATCCAGTGGTGCGGCGCCGACCGCCTCGGGCACGGCGTGCGGACCGTCGACGACATCGGAGTCGCCGACGACCCGGGGGAACCGCCGCGGCTGGGCCGGCTCGCCGCCTACATCCGCGACATGCGGGTGCCGCTGGAGATGTGCCCGACGTCCAACGTGCACACCGGTGCGGCACCGTCGCTGGCCGAGCACCCGATCGGGCTGCTCACGCGGCTGCGTTTCCGGGTCACGGTCAACACCGACAACCGCCTGATGTCGGCGTGCACGATGACCAGCGAGATGACCGACCTCGTGGAGACGTTCGGCTACGACTGGCCGACGCTGCAGTGGTTCACCGTCAACGCGATGAAGTCGGCGTTCATCGGGTTCGACGAGCGGCTCGCGCTGATCACCGACGTGATCAAGCCGGGCTACGCCGCGCTGATGGCGGACTGA
- a CDS encoding cytidine deaminase: MPDWDALRAAAVDAAASAYAPYSGLLVGAAALCDDGRVVTGCNVENASYGLGVCAEVTLAGQLRLTGGGRLVALACRSGEGTLLMPCGRCRQVLYEFGGPDCLCDTPRGPRPMSEVLPDAFGPADLPSDRS, encoded by the coding sequence GTGCCCGACTGGGACGCGCTGCGGGCCGCCGCGGTCGACGCCGCCGCGTCCGCCTACGCCCCCTACTCCGGGCTGCTGGTCGGGGCCGCCGCCCTGTGCGACGACGGTCGCGTCGTGACCGGGTGCAACGTCGAGAACGCCTCGTACGGGCTCGGGGTCTGCGCCGAGGTGACGCTGGCCGGGCAGCTGCGCCTGACCGGCGGCGGGCGCCTCGTCGCGCTGGCCTGCCGTTCCGGTGAGGGCACGCTGCTGATGCCGTGCGGGCGCTGCCGTCAGGTGCTCTACGAGTTCGGCGGGCCGGACTGCCTGTGCGACACCCCGCGCGGACCCCGGCCGATGTCGGAGGTGCTCCCGGACGCGTTCGGGCCGGCTGATCTACCGTCGGACCGTTCGTGA
- a CDS encoding thymidine phosphorylase: protein MPTYSAVDVVTAKRDCRELTGEQIDWVVGAYTRGEVAEEQMAALAMAILLNGMDGRETARWTQAMIDSGERLELGDVGRPLVDKHSTGGVGDKITLPLAPLVAACGAAVPQLSGRGLGHTGGTLDKLESIPGWRASLSVEEITAQLASIGAVICATTPALAPADRKLYALRDVTGTVESVPLIASSIMSKKIAEGTGGLVLDVKVGTGAFMKTRARAGELADAMTAIGAAHGLPTTALLTDMSRPLGRAVGNALEVAESVEVLRGGGPADVVELTVALAREMLALAGITGVDPARVLAAGEAYPVWEAMIAAQGGDPSAALPVARHVETVVAERDGVFTGADALAVGTAAWRLGAGRARKEDAVQAAAGVRLLVEPGDPVKPGTPLAELHTDTPDRIPSARAALEGAALLITNDPGDRVARTLVLDTLRPA from the coding sequence GTGCCGACGTACAGCGCCGTCGACGTGGTGACGGCCAAGCGGGACTGCCGCGAGCTCACCGGCGAGCAGATCGACTGGGTCGTCGGCGCCTACACCCGCGGCGAGGTCGCCGAGGAGCAGATGGCCGCACTGGCGATGGCGATCCTGCTCAACGGCATGGACGGGCGCGAGACGGCCCGCTGGACCCAGGCGATGATCGACTCCGGTGAGCGTCTGGAGCTCGGTGACGTCGGACGCCCGCTGGTCGACAAGCACTCCACCGGCGGCGTCGGCGACAAGATCACCCTGCCGCTGGCCCCGCTCGTCGCGGCCTGTGGCGCCGCCGTACCGCAGCTGTCCGGCCGCGGGCTCGGGCACACCGGCGGGACGCTGGACAAGCTGGAGTCGATCCCGGGCTGGCGTGCGTCGCTCTCGGTCGAGGAGATCACCGCGCAGCTCGCGTCGATCGGCGCGGTGATCTGTGCGACGACGCCGGCGCTGGCCCCGGCCGACCGCAAGCTCTACGCGCTGCGCGACGTCACCGGCACCGTCGAGTCGGTGCCGCTGATCGCCAGCTCGATCATGAGCAAGAAGATCGCCGAGGGCACCGGCGGGCTGGTGCTCGACGTCAAGGTCGGGACCGGGGCGTTCATGAAGACCCGCGCCCGGGCCGGCGAGCTCGCCGACGCGATGACCGCGATCGGCGCCGCCCACGGTCTCCCGACGACGGCGCTGCTCACCGACATGTCGCGCCCGCTGGGCCGCGCGGTGGGCAACGCGCTGGAGGTCGCCGAGTCGGTCGAGGTGCTGCGCGGCGGCGGCCCGGCCGACGTCGTCGAGCTGACCGTGGCGCTGGCCCGGGAGATGCTCGCCCTGGCCGGGATCACCGGCGTCGACCCGGCCCGCGTGCTCGCCGCGGGCGAGGCGTACCCGGTGTGGGAGGCGATGATCGCCGCGCAGGGCGGGGACCCGTCGGCGGCGCTGCCGGTCGCCCGGCACGTCGAGACCGTCGTCGCCGAGCGCGACGGCGTGTTCACCGGCGCGGACGCCCTCGCGGTCGGGACCGCGGCGTGGCGCCTGGGCGCCGGGCGGGCCCGCAAGGAGGACGCGGTGCAGGCCGCCGCCGGTGTGCGGCTGCTCGTCGAGCCCGGCGACCCGGTCAAGCCCGGCACCCCGCTGGCCGAGCTGCACACCGACACCCCGGACCGCATCCCGTCCGCCCGCGCCGCGCTCGAGGGCGCCGCACTGCTGATCACGAACGACCCGGGCGACCGCGTCGCCCGCACCCTGGTCCTGGACACCCTGCGACCCGCCTGA
- a CDS encoding haloalkane dehalogenase, with translation MRTLRTPEARFTGLPGPDIAHRHAQVRDGDGGTLRMAWAHAGPEDGPPVLLLHGEPTWSFLYRTMIPVLAGAGLRVIAPDLVGFGRSDKPAEIADHSYARHVEWVRELVFDVLDLRGVTLVGQDWGGLIGLRLLAEHPDRFARVVAANTGLPTGDHDMPEVWWSFRRAVEKAGAAGTLDVARLVGSGCLRPMSDDVRAAYAAPFPDLSYAAGPRAMPLLVPTRPDDPSTGPNRAAWDVLRRLDVPVLLAFSDSDPITGPMRAVLARELPGAAARQHPTIAGAGHFLQEDAGPELAAAIVEFCR, from the coding sequence ATGCGCACCCTCCGGACACCCGAGGCGCGGTTCACCGGCCTCCCGGGACCCGACATCGCCCACCGTCACGCGCAGGTGCGCGACGGCGACGGCGGGACGCTCCGGATGGCGTGGGCGCACGCCGGGCCCGAGGACGGCCCGCCCGTGCTGCTCCTGCACGGCGAACCGACCTGGTCGTTCCTCTACCGGACGATGATCCCGGTGCTGGCCGGGGCGGGCCTGCGGGTGATCGCGCCGGACCTGGTCGGCTTCGGCCGGTCGGACAAACCGGCCGAGATCGCCGACCACAGCTACGCCCGGCACGTCGAGTGGGTCCGGGAGCTGGTCTTCGACGTGCTCGACCTGCGCGGGGTGACGCTGGTCGGGCAGGACTGGGGCGGGCTGATCGGCCTGCGCCTGCTCGCCGAGCACCCGGACCGGTTCGCCCGCGTGGTCGCGGCCAACACCGGGCTTCCGACCGGGGACCACGACATGCCCGAGGTCTGGTGGAGCTTCCGCCGGGCGGTGGAGAAGGCGGGCGCGGCCGGGACGCTCGACGTGGCCCGTCTCGTCGGGTCCGGGTGCCTGCGGCCGATGTCCGACGACGTGCGCGCCGCCTACGCCGCCCCGTTCCCGGACCTGTCCTACGCGGCCGGCCCGCGGGCGATGCCGCTCCTGGTGCCGACCCGCCCGGACGACCCGTCGACCGGGCCCAACCGCGCGGCCTGGGACGTGCTGCGCCGCCTCGACGTCCCGGTGCTCCTCGCGTTCTCCGACTCCGACCCGATCACCGGGCCGATGCGGGCGGTGCTGGCCCGCGAGCTCCCCGGCGCCGCCGCGCGGCAGCACCCGACGATCGCCGGGGCCGGGCACTTCCTGCAGGAGGACGCCGGGCCGGAGCTGGCCGCCGCGATCGTGGAGTTCTGCCGGTGA
- the murJ gene encoding murein biosynthesis integral membrane protein MurJ, producing MPVSRPVTPGEDPTAPLDPVRTAPAPDSDPGSASGSASEGAGSLVRSSSLIAIASLVSRLTGFLRNLALVAVLGLAVVNDSYTVSNTLPNIVYELLLGGVLTSVMIPVLVRAQTDDADGGDAFTRRLLTVVGVGLFVATLIAMLAAPLLTRLYLGSGDSGQANPELATAFAWLLLPQIFFYGIGALLGAVLNSKGVFGPFAWAPVLNNVVMLLVLGVYVFVPGEISTDPVRMGDPKLLVLGLGTTLGIVVQAVVLIPAMRRIGFRYRPSWGWDPRLTLAGGMALWIVGYVLAGQAGYIVTTRVAAGADGGSVSTYQNAWLLLQVPYGVLGVSLLTALMPRMSRAAAEGNTGQVTTDLSLGARLSTVGLIPIAALLTVFGTELGVALFSIGAGSGTGASRLGATVAASAFGLLPYAVTMLQMRVFYAMTDSRTPTLIQIGMIVVKIPLLLLCPVLLPPEQVVLGLAAANGVSFVVGAVIGQVLLARRLGRVRTREVLSTLWRTTAASVVGAALAWVVGRLLANGPLDGWPPVGQAWVLLAVGAVIALPVTVLMMRVLRVAELDTVFKRFSRR from the coding sequence GTGCCGGTCTCCCGGCCGGTGACCCCCGGCGAGGACCCGACGGCGCCGCTGGACCCGGTCCGCACAGCGCCCGCCCCGGACTCGGACCCGGGTTCGGCTTCGGGTTCGGCCTCGGAGGGGGCCGGGTCGCTCGTCCGGTCGTCGAGCCTGATCGCGATCGCCAGCCTCGTCAGCCGCCTGACCGGCTTCCTGCGCAACCTCGCGCTCGTCGCCGTCCTCGGGCTGGCCGTCGTCAACGACTCCTACACGGTGTCGAACACGCTGCCCAACATCGTCTACGAGCTGCTGCTCGGTGGCGTGCTGACCAGCGTCATGATCCCGGTGCTGGTCCGCGCGCAGACCGACGACGCCGACGGCGGTGACGCGTTCACCCGGCGGCTGCTCACCGTCGTCGGGGTGGGGTTGTTCGTCGCGACGTTGATCGCGATGCTGGCCGCGCCGCTGCTGACCCGGCTCTATCTCGGCTCCGGCGACTCCGGCCAGGCGAACCCCGAGCTGGCGACGGCGTTCGCCTGGCTGCTGCTGCCGCAGATCTTCTTCTACGGCATCGGTGCGCTGCTCGGGGCCGTGCTCAACTCCAAGGGCGTGTTCGGCCCGTTCGCCTGGGCGCCGGTGCTGAACAACGTCGTGATGCTGCTCGTGCTCGGCGTCTACGTGTTCGTCCCCGGCGAGATCTCCACCGATCCGGTCCGGATGGGCGACCCGAAGCTGCTGGTCCTGGGTCTGGGGACGACGCTGGGCATCGTCGTGCAGGCCGTCGTCCTGATCCCGGCGATGCGCCGGATCGGGTTCCGCTACCGGCCGTCGTGGGGCTGGGACCCGCGCCTGACGCTCGCCGGCGGGATGGCGCTGTGGATCGTCGGCTACGTGCTCGCCGGGCAGGCCGGCTACATCGTCACCACCCGCGTCGCGGCGGGCGCCGACGGCGGTTCGGTCTCGACGTACCAGAACGCGTGGCTGCTGCTCCAGGTCCCGTACGGCGTGCTCGGGGTGTCCCTGCTGACCGCGCTGATGCCCCGGATGAGCCGGGCCGCGGCCGAGGGGAACACCGGCCAGGTCACCACCGACCTGTCGCTGGGCGCGCGGCTGTCCACGGTCGGGCTGATCCCGATCGCGGCCCTGCTGACGGTGTTCGGCACCGAGCTCGGGGTCGCCCTGTTCTCGATCGGTGCCGGCAGCGGGACCGGGGCGTCACGCCTCGGCGCGACCGTCGCCGCCTCGGCGTTCGGGCTGCTGCCCTACGCGGTGACGATGCTGCAGATGCGCGTGTTCTACGCGATGACCGACTCCCGCACCCCGACGCTGATCCAGATCGGCATGATCGTGGTGAAGATCCCGCTCCTGCTGCTGTGCCCGGTGCTGCTGCCGCCGGAGCAGGTGGTGCTCGGCCTCGCCGCGGCGAACGGGGTCTCCTTCGTCGTCGGGGCCGTCATCGGGCAGGTGCTGCTCGCGCGGCGCCTGGGCCGGGTCCGCACCCGCGAGGTGCTCTCCACGCTCTGGCGGACGACCGCGGCCTCGGTCGTCGGCGCGGCCCTGGCCTGGGTGGTCGGACGGCTGCTGGCCAACGGGCCGCTCGACGGCTGGCCCCCGGTCGGACAGGCGTGGGTCCTCCTCGCCGTCGGCGCGGTGATCGCCCTGCCGGTGACGGTCCTGATGATGCGCGTCCTGCGCGTGGCCGAGCTCGACACGGTGTTCAAGCGCTTCTCCCGCCGCTGA
- a CDS encoding PA containing protein translates to MSDNSNLSFDRMRGMLTRAAEIRDSEQQQIFDSLDEIHARLAALDAIGTVRKKLTELPDRAEVGVLAERLDETVSKLDNQEVALGAITRAIESLPDKLAKPFAQLDGRLDGMGGRLEGVSGRMDGLDDRLGGLHKRLDDLDNRLDRHEMRLDAMPNAVATPIKERVDGIERQVKDQLDAAVHSFEETGEGLRNLLGDTSVGLHRRLEDLAGRPAVDPTPAFDALTERIDALTEKLEQIGGRLDSVETGLDGKIGEIGGSVDSRLGEIDSALRARPDTSSVTELVARANEESERRNSSQLDEAMATFAELIMGRGAQYSQQQPPPPPRPAQRRAARAKAGAVKSQNGASASDLVGDDPDD, encoded by the coding sequence ATGAGCGACAACTCGAACCTCTCGTTCGACCGGATGCGCGGCATGCTGACGCGTGCGGCCGAGATCCGCGACAGCGAACAGCAGCAGATCTTCGACTCCCTGGACGAGATCCACGCCCGCCTCGCGGCGCTGGACGCCATCGGCACCGTCCGCAAGAAGCTCACCGAGCTCCCCGACCGGGCCGAGGTCGGCGTCCTGGCCGAGCGTCTCGACGAGACCGTGTCCAAGCTGGACAACCAGGAGGTCGCGCTCGGCGCGATCACCCGCGCGATCGAGTCCCTCCCGGACAAGCTGGCCAAGCCCTTCGCCCAGCTCGACGGCCGCCTCGACGGCATGGGCGGACGCCTCGAGGGCGTCTCCGGCCGGATGGACGGCCTCGACGACCGCCTCGGCGGGCTGCACAAGCGCCTCGACGACCTGGACAACCGCCTCGACCGGCACGAGATGCGCCTCGACGCGATGCCCAACGCCGTCGCCACCCCGATCAAGGAGCGCGTCGACGGCATCGAGCGCCAGGTCAAGGACCAGCTCGACGCAGCCGTGCACTCGTTCGAGGAGACCGGCGAGGGCCTGCGCAACCTGCTCGGCGACACCTCGGTCGGCCTGCACCGCCGCCTCGAGGACCTGGCCGGGCGCCCGGCCGTCGACCCGACGCCGGCGTTCGACGCGCTGACCGAGCGGATCGACGCGCTGACCGAGAAGCTCGAGCAGATCGGCGGCCGCCTCGACTCGGTCGAGACCGGGCTCGACGGGAAGATCGGCGAGATCGGCGGGTCGGTCGACTCGCGGCTCGGCGAGATCGACTCCGCGCTGCGAGCCCGCCCGGACACCTCGTCGGTGACCGAGCTGGTGGCCAGGGCCAACGAGGAGTCCGAGCGCCGCAACTCCAGCCAGCTCGACGAGGCCATGGCCACGTTCGCGGAGCTGATCATGGGCCGCGGGGCGCAGTACTCCCAGCAGCAACCCCCGCCGCCGCCCCGCCCGGCGCAGCGCCGGGCCGCCCGGGCGAAGGCCGGAGCGGTGAAGAGCCAGAACGGCGCCTCGGCCTCCGACCTGGTCGGCGACGACCCGGACGACTGA